DNA from Paraburkholderia sp. BL10I2N1:
ACGGCGACGGAGTAGCCGTCGACAAGGCGAAGGCGCTGGCCTGGTACCGCAAGGCGGCCGATTTCGGCAACATCGACGCTGCACGCGCGGTCGGCTGGCAATACCTGAACGGTGTCGGCACCCCGCGCGATGAAGCGGCCGGTGAGAAATATCTCGACCGCGCCGCTCGCGCCGGGGACGCGAAGGCGCAGGTTCTGCTCGCTCTGCAACTGCTGCACCGCAAGCCGGCGGCCGACAGCGGCACCGCAAAGGACTGGCTCGTCAAGGCGGTCGCGCAAAAATTCGGCCCGGCCTACTCGGCGCTCGGTAGCGCCTACTGGGACGGCAACGGGCTAGCGCGCGATCCGGCCACCGCTGTCAACTGGTTCAGGCGCGGAGCCGAATCGAACGATCCGACTTCGCAGCGCGCGCTGTGCGCGGCTTACTGGTCCGGCGTCGGTGTCGCGCGTGATGTCGAGGCCGCGCGAGGCTGGTGTACCGCCGCCGCGCGTAACGGCGATCTGATGTCGATGCAATCGCTCGCGATGGACCGGCCGCATGACGAAACCAGCGCGCGGCAACGCGCGTACTGGCTTTGGCGTCTTGCCAGCCGCGACGACGCGAAGTACCAGTCGATGCTCGGCGATGCGTACGATATGGGCGAGGGCGTGAGTCCCGATTACGGCGTGGCGATGTACTGGTTCCGCCGCGCGGCAGGGCAAGGCGATGTGTCGGCAGAGGCGTCGCTGGCGTGGCATCTGTTCACCGGGCTCGGCGCCGGGCGCGACGACCGCCAGGCGTTTCAATGGGCGGTGAAAGCGGGCGCACAAAGCGTCGCAGCCGAACACATGCTGGGCGACGCTTACCTCTCGGGCCGCGGTGTCGAACGTAATGTGGAGACGGCCCGCGCGTGGCTCGAAAAGGCCGCAGCGGATGGGTCGGCCGGTGCGGCGAGCAGAGTGGCGCTGCTGTACGAAACTGGCGTCGCAGTTGCGCGCGACGACGCGCAGGCGCTCAGCTGGCACAGGAAAGCGGCGGCCTTGGGGTCCGATGTGTCGGAGATTGCGCTTGCGTTAAGAGCGGTCGCCTCGGGCGACACGGGTGGCATCCGTGTCAAGGAGGCGCGCTGGCTGGTCGACAGTGCAACGAGCGAGACGGGCAACCAGAACGCCCGCAACAAAAGCGCAGGCGAACAGGCCGACGACGAATGGGCGGCACTGTCATGCCTGACCGAGGCGCTGCTGGGTGACGTGTTCGAGCAGTATCAGCTCGGCATCCGCTATCTGACGGGCGATGGCATCGTCGAAGACAAGGCGCTCGGCGTGGCGTGGCTAGCGAGGGCTCGCGCGAGCTTCGCTGAAGAACCTGCTTTCCAGGTTTACGCGCTGGCTGTGCAAATTGTCGAAGCACGCGCGGTTGCGCGACTCAATGCGGACGAGCGCCAGCGCGAACAATCGCTGGCCTCGCATCTGCTTACGACTGTGCCGGGTCACATGACGGGCACAGGTTCAGGCGACGTGAGGAATCCAGCATCGTCGCTGTCGTTGTCGTCGTCGTCCGAACGACTGAATCCTTGAGCATGGTTTGCGCCGGGCAGCCGGCGAGACAACGCGCGGGCTGCCCGATGCATCAGATTCCGAACAAGGTCAGCGATACTGCCGCGCGCGTGATGATCATCAGCAGCACCTGCACGATCACGAACAGCAGGATGGGCGACAGGTCGATACCGCCCAGCTGCGGCACGAAGCGGCGCAGTGGATTCAGGAACGGAGCGGTCAGTTGAAGCAGGATCGGCATTGCTGGTGAGCGCGGATTGAGCCACGACAGCAGCGCCATCAGGATCGTCAACCAGATGATCAGATTGAGGGCCCACTTGATGACGGTCAGGAGGGCGACGATCAGGAGCGTCGGCATCAGGCCGAGCGGATCCACGCCCGCGATCCACACCATCAGCACCACGTAGACGATCGCTGAGATGAACGCCGCGATGAGGCTTGCCCAGTCGATGTTGCGCGTGCCTGGAATGATCCGCCGCAACGGCAGCACGATCCAGTTGGTTGCGTGCAATACGGCGTTCGACACCGGGTTGTACGGCGGCAGGCGCACTACCTGCAGCCACGCGCGCAGCAAGAGTGCGGCACCGAACAGGGTGAAAATCGTATTGAGCAGAAAACGGGCGATATCGCCGAACATCTTTTGTCCTTTCCTTCCTGGGGTGTTCACGGCGGCCAGCGGATTGCCTGGCCGACGTCGTCAAGGGTGTGGATGACTGCCATTCCGCCGGCGATGCGCAAGCGGACGCCTGTTCCGTCAGACGTTGACCTTGATCTCGCTGATCATGATCTTGCCGTTGCCGCCGTCGGTGTAGTTGGGAATGTCGGCCAGGAGTTCGTCGCTGGCCGGCTTGAAGACTTCGTAGAAAGCGTCGACGGTATCGAACAGAAAGTGACCGGCTGCAACATAGGGCGGCGGCGTGCCCGGCGGTCCGGTGTTCAGGCCGACATCGACGGACCATCCCTTCAGAGACGTGCCGAACAGTTCGGCCGCGCGCGGCATGTGCGTGCCGCAGTAATAGTCCACATCGAAACGGCCATTTTCTCGATACGGATAGAGGATGCTGACCTTGATCATTGTGCGTTCTCGTCGTTTGGTCCCGGCGCGTGGGCGGGGCGTGCTGCTGCTCGCGCCGGTCGTCACATTATCACGGGTTACTTGACGCTTGCACCTGCCGGTATCTGATTCAGCGAACGGCTGAGCGAATCCTCGACGGCGGCATCGATAGCGTCGATGGCAGCGGGCGGTTGCGCCCGCCGGCGCGCCAGCGCAACCGCGCGGCGTGTCATCAGCGCGTAAAGCGCAGCATGGTCGCCGCCGAAGCCTTCAAGCAGCGCCAGCTGCTTCTCGACGACACCCGAATCGCCGCGCGACACCGGGCCTGCGAGCGCGTTGGGCAAGCCCTTGTCGCGTGCGGTTTCGATCGTGCCGGCCAGCATCGGCAGCACGGCGCGCAATGCGTCCTCTTCATCGAAGCCGAGCGTGCGCCAGAGCGCAACACATTCCGCGAGTCCGCACAGCGCAAAGCTCGCGGCATAGTGCGCGGCGGCGTGATAGAGCATGCGCCCGCCAGGCGGAATCGCCAGCGGATGGCAACCCAGCGCGCCGGCCAGCGCGACCAGGTGTTCCTTGAGGGCGCCGTCGGCTTCGATCGAAACGGAACAGCCGGCGATCCGCTCCAGATCAGCGAGACTTCCGCCGAACAGGTAAAGTGGGTGAAAACCGCCGGTTGCGATGCCCTGGTCGCGTGCCGGATCGAGCAGTTCGACCGGCGACGCACCGCTGCAATGTACCAGCGCCCAGGCGCCGGTTCGTGACTCCGCCGCTTCTGACGCTGCCGGCACAAAGCGCAATCTGTGGGCTGTCGTACCGATACTGTCATCGGGAACGGCTAAAAAGACGATATCGGCCGCGTCGACCACCTGTTGTGGATCGTCGTACGCGGCGCAGTGCCCGATCTGAGTGGCGAGCGCCTGCGCGGACGCGTGCGAGCGGCTTGCGATCGCTGTGACCGGATAGCCGGCGCGCGAGAAGCCGTGCGCAAGGCAATGCGCAAGCCGGCCCGCACCGACGAAGCCGAGACGCGGCAATGAGGAGAGAGACATGTTTTCTGCTCCAGACAGAACAATCGCGGAATCATGAGTATCGCGCATCATTATTGCAGCGCGTGGTATGGGCGGCTTCTCTGACGGCCCTGTGGACCCGGCTGGACTGGTCGCCGCATTCTTCAGATCAGTTTGCAGATGATATGGCGAACCTGCATCGGTATCTTTTGGGGGATTGCCGTCAGGTCCGAAAACTGCTCACAATGAATTCGCACGATTGTGTTTTGGCAGTCACCGTTGTCTTTCTCTGTCGCGCAGTCAGATTCGGGAGGTACACGATGAGCATCTTTTCTTACCGAAAGCACTTGCGGTTCCTGACACATTCACAGCGCCGTCGTTGGTGGGATCAAAAAAAGCGGCTGACACCACGCGTACAGATCAGCGGCGCATACGTGCCGCCAAGCGTCACACGGGAATTTACTTATGTGAAGGTCGGCTGATATTCCGCTGACCAGACCAGATGCCCGGCGCTACCGCGCCGGGCATCCTGCGTTTACGGGACCGAAAAGCGTCCGAAAAGCGATGCACGGCAACAACGGAGGGCGCATGCTTTGCAGCGAATTTGTAATTAAACATTACCGATGTGACGAAAGTCGTTTGCGTGAAACCGGTAAAAATGGCGGACGCGTCGTGTGATGCGATGCGAACCCTTGAGTTTCGGCAGCGAAGCAAGCATATAGGCGTTGAGACGGGCAATAGCAATGCGAAAAGCAGCCGTACGTATTGCAATTTGCAACAAATGCGCGCGGCAATCGTCGCGCAAATTCGATACTCTCAAGTGAGAGGGCATTGCCCGTCATGCGACCCGGCCATCCGGGCCAGGCCGCCAGGAGAACAGAAGTGAAAAAGATCATTCCGTTTATTGCCGCCGCCGCACTCGGCGTGGGGCTGACCTCCGCCGCCGAGGCGCATGTGTCGATCGGCGTCGGCATCGGCATTCCAGCGTACCCTGTGTACGCAGCGCCGCCCGTGGTTTATGCGCCGCCGCCGGTAGTGTATGCGCCGCCGCCTGTAGTGTATGCGCCGCCCGTGGTGGTGGGTGGTTACTACGGTGGTTACTACGGCTACGGTCGTCCTTATTATCATCACGGCTACTATGGCCGCGGCTACTACGGCCCGGGTTACTGGCGTCATTGACCGGCCGCCGGTCGTGCATCGTTCGTGATGCATCGGGCGGCGGCGGTTGAATTCGTTTCGCCATGACGGCGCAGCGCAGCCTTGAAGGCCACGCTGCGCCGTTTTTCACTTTTGCGCAGCTTTTGGCGGAGAAGGAAAGGCCGGCCCAGGCGCCGCGCTTTCCAAAACATCGTGGAAGCTGGGACAATGACCGTCCGAGCAACCAACCCTGCGCCCTTCCGCCGATGCGAGCACTTCCCGTTCCTACTTACGATGATGTGGTCGACGCCGCCGTGCGTATCGACGGCATCGCGCACCGCACGCCTGTTCTTACGTCACGCACGGCGGACGAGCGCACTGGTGCTTCTATTTTTTTCAAATGCGAAAACTTCCAGCGCATGGGCGCGTTCAAGTTTCGCGGCGCGTACAACGCGATTTCTCATTTCGACGCGGAGCAGCGCGCGGCC
Protein-coding regions in this window:
- a CDS encoding tetratricopeptide repeat protein, with the protein product MSKPINRPAMGRIVTSFLLATAAMSPVVVRALPATLSPLAQSPRASDSLKIRAPLSNPTTACVLFDSYSSWSMSPLAKPADVRSTCASEAAAGNVDAGAIYGQMQFVGYGAAPDMPKGIATLERAALDGSRLAQRVLGTFYRTGNRVPQDYAAARRWLKQASDGGDGFAADTLGLMAYNGEGAPADQATAYALFARAGEHGDPHGATNAGRMMMVGQGVQRDVAGGVTWLVRGATGGDADAEFALGLALLQGNGVKEDISKGAAWIQAAAAQHQLNAEAALGDLYLGGIGVARNEKHGFVLIYGAARRGLTYAQRRLGDLYASGVGVVRNDELPRSWYRKAALEGDAYAQFGLATVYRDGRGGPVDFDAAIGSMCGAANAGLASAQNDLGAMLQHGQGEPRDVVAAKQWYDKAAAQGLGIAYFNLASLAFSGEGMPRDHAAAYRLALTGAERGNAQASSMVATLLFDGDGVAVDKAKALAWYRKAADFGNIDAARAVGWQYLNGVGTPRDEAAGEKYLDRAARAGDAKAQVLLALQLLHRKPAADSGTAKDWLVKAVAQKFGPAYSALGSAYWDGNGLARDPATAVNWFRRGAESNDPTSQRALCAAYWSGVGVARDVEAARGWCTAAARNGDLMSMQSLAMDRPHDETSARQRAYWLWRLASRDDAKYQSMLGDAYDMGEGVSPDYGVAMYWFRRAAGQGDVSAEASLAWHLFTGLGAGRDDRQAFQWAVKAGAQSVAAEHMLGDAYLSGRGVERNVETARAWLEKAAADGSAGAASRVALLYETGVAVARDDAQALSWHRKAAALGSDVSEIALALRAVASGDTGGIRVKEARWLVDSATSETGNQNARNKSAGEQADDEWAALSCLTEALLGDVFEQYQLGIRYLTGDGIVEDKALGVAWLARARASFAEEPAFQVYALAVQIVEARAVARLNADERQREQSLASHLLTTVPGHMTGTGSGDVRNPASSLSLSSSSERLNP
- a CDS encoding YggT family protein, which produces MFGDIARFLLNTIFTLFGAALLLRAWLQVVRLPPYNPVSNAVLHATNWIVLPLRRIIPGTRNIDWASLIAAFISAIVYVVLMVWIAGVDPLGLMPTLLIVALLTVIKWALNLIIWLTILMALLSWLNPRSPAMPILLQLTAPFLNPLRRFVPQLGGIDLSPILLFVIVQVLLMIITRAAVSLTLFGI
- a CDS encoding EthD family reductase, producing the protein MIKVSILYPYRENGRFDVDYYCGTHMPRAAELFGTSLKGWSVDVGLNTGPPGTPPPYVAAGHFLFDTVDAFYEVFKPASDELLADIPNYTDGGNGKIMISEIKVNV
- a CDS encoding DUF2520 domain-containing protein, producing MSLSSLPRLGFVGAGRLAHCLAHGFSRAGYPVTAIASRSHASAQALATQIGHCAAYDDPQQVVDAADIVFLAVPDDSIGTTAHRLRFVPAASEAAESRTGAWALVHCSGASPVELLDPARDQGIATGGFHPLYLFGGSLADLERIAGCSVSIEADGALKEHLVALAGALGCHPLAIPPGGRMLYHAAAHYAASFALCGLAECVALWRTLGFDEEDALRAVLPMLAGTIETARDKGLPNALAGPVSRGDSGVVEKQLALLEGFGGDHAALYALMTRRAVALARRRAQPPAAIDAIDAAVEDSLSRSLNQIPAGASVK